A section of the Longimicrobiales bacterium genome encodes:
- the rplK gene encoding 50S ribosomal protein L11 — MAKKVIGFIKLHVPGGQANPAPPVGPALGQHGVNIMEFCKQFNAKTGDKQGITIPCEITVYADRSFTFITKTPPAPVLIKRAIGLAKGSGEPNREKVGKITRAQMEEIAQTKMEDLNANDMDAAVQMIAGTARSMGIEVEG, encoded by the coding sequence ATGGCGAAGAAGGTCATTGGATTCATCAAACTCCACGTTCCGGGTGGTCAGGCTAACCCGGCGCCGCCAGTGGGTCCCGCGTTGGGGCAGCACGGCGTCAACATCATGGAGTTCTGCAAGCAGTTCAACGCAAAGACCGGCGACAAGCAGGGGATTACCATTCCCTGCGAGATCACCGTCTATGCGGATCGTTCCTTCACGTTTATTACTAAGACGCCACCCGCGCCTGTGCTGATCAAGCGCGCGATCGGGTTGGCCAAGGGCTCGGGTGAGCCCAATCGCGAGAAGGTGGGCAAGATCACACGCGCCCAGATGGAAGAAATCGCCCAGACGAAGATGGAAGACCTTAATGCCAACGACATGGACGCTGCCGTGCAGATGATTGCCGGGACCGCACGGTCGATGGGTATTGAGGTCGAGGGGTAG
- the rplA gene encoding 50S ribosomal protein L1 — protein sequence MTKTGKRSASARTNVPKGVKFAPGEAVKLVKELAFAKFDETVEIATRLGVDPRKADQLVRGTVVLPHGTGRSVRVLVIAQGEKEAEATAAGADFVGVEFVEKIQGGWLDFDVCVVTPDLMGKVGPLGRVLGPRGLMPTPKAGTVTFDIGRAVEEIKAGKIEFKVDKTGNVHAPIGKVSFSEEQLKENLGAFMDQIVSARPSAAKGTYLRSVTVSSTMGPGVAIDTNLYRRGA from the coding sequence ATGACTAAAACAGGCAAACGATCCGCCTCCGCACGTACCAACGTGCCCAAAGGCGTCAAGTTCGCTCCGGGCGAGGCTGTGAAGCTCGTGAAGGAGCTGGCGTTCGCGAAATTCGACGAGACAGTCGAAATCGCGACGCGCCTCGGGGTCGACCCCCGAAAGGCGGACCAGCTGGTCCGTGGTACCGTGGTTCTTCCGCACGGAACCGGCAGGTCCGTTCGCGTCCTGGTCATTGCCCAGGGTGAGAAAGAGGCTGAGGCCACAGCAGCCGGTGCCGACTTTGTCGGTGTCGAGTTCGTCGAGAAGATCCAGGGCGGTTGGCTGGACTTCGACGTCTGCGTGGTCACGCCGGATCTGATGGGTAAGGTCGGTCCGCTCGGACGCGTGCTTGGTCCGCGAGGGCTTATGCCCACGCCAAAGGCCGGAACCGTGACGTTCGACATCGGTCGCGCGGTCGAAGAGATCAAGGCGGGTAAGATCGAGTTCAAGGTCGACAAGACCGGCAACGTGCACGCCCCGATCGGGAAGGTCTCGTTCTCCGAAGAGCAGTTGAAAGAGAACCTAGGGGCCTTCATGGACCAGATCGTCAGCGCGAGGCCGTCCGCCGCGAAGGGTACGTACCTTCGGAGCGTCACGGTGTCCAGCACGATGGGCCCGGGCGTCGCGATCGATACGAACCTCTATCGTAGGGGGGCCTGA
- the rplJ gene encoding 50S ribosomal protein L10, translating into MDRSQKEGFVSEIVDRINRAPTVYLTDFSGLNVTSMTELRRSLRTAGAEYVVVKNRLAKRAFAETDLPDITESLEGPTGMVFSYEDAVGAAKALSDFAKANDEKPSFKLGIMDNKVLQPEQVEAIAKLPSREVLLSELVGALEAPMSMLATAMEGKLQEMAGLIDALKAEREQAG; encoded by the coding sequence ATGGATCGCTCACAGAAAGAGGGGTTCGTCAGCGAGATCGTCGACCGGATCAACCGTGCGCCGACCGTATATTTGACGGACTTTTCGGGACTTAACGTGACGTCCATGACGGAACTCCGCCGGAGCCTCAGGACGGCCGGTGCCGAGTACGTCGTTGTGAAGAACCGTCTGGCAAAGCGTGCCTTTGCGGAAACGGATCTGCCGGACATCACGGAGAGCTTAGAAGGGCCGACCGGGATGGTCTTCAGTTACGAGGACGCGGTCGGTGCCGCCAAGGCCCTGAGCGACTTCGCGAAGGCAAACGACGAGAAGCCCTCGTTCAAGCTCGGCATCATGGACAACAAGGTGCTGCAGCCGGAGCAGGTAGAGGCAATTGCCAAGCTTCCCTCCAGGGAAGTTCTACTTTCGGAGCTGGTCGGCGCCCTCGAGGCCCCGATGTCCATGCTGGCGACGGCGATGGAAGGCAAGCTTCAAGAGATGGCCGGCCTTATCGACGCTCTCAAGGCAGAGCGCGAACAGGCTGGATAA
- the rplL gene encoding 50S ribosomal protein L7/L12 → MATNHEELLDTIGSMTVLELSEFVDAFKDKFNVTAMAAPVAVAAGGGDAAAVEEKDEFDVVLEGVGDKKIQVIKVVRELTGLGLKEAKEVVDSAPSTVKEAVTKVEAEEMKAKLEGVGAAVALK, encoded by the coding sequence ATGGCGACGAATCACGAAGAGCTGCTCGATACCATTGGAAGCATGACCGTTCTCGAGCTCTCGGAGTTCGTTGACGCTTTCAAGGACAAGTTCAACGTCACAGCAATGGCTGCCCCGGTGGCTGTTGCAGCGGGTGGTGGCGATGCTGCCGCTGTTGAAGAGAAGGACGAGTTCGATGTCGTTCTTGAGGGCGTTGGCGACAAGAAGATCCAGGTCATCAAGGTCGTTCGCGAGCTGACGGGTCTTGGTCTGAAAGAGGCCAAGGAAGTCGTTGACAGTGCCCCGAGCACGGTCAAGGAAGCTGTGACGAAGGTTGAGGCTGAGGAAATGAAGGCAAAGCTCGAGGGTGTTGGCGCAGCGGTCGCGCTTAAGTAG